One region of Erwinia tracheiphila genomic DNA includes:
- a CDS encoding cupin domain-containing protein: protein MTEINLSLDGIKMLVPMLGLEKLGTNIGVSKFSVDKNTCTPVDVHDDHEIWFIHEGEGLLTLDGEDKIARMGDFLYFKPNSKHTILNTSSSQLCIISIWWINA from the coding sequence ATGACCGAAATTAATCTATCATTAGATGGAATAAAAATGCTAGTTCCAATGTTAGGCTTGGAAAAATTAGGAACAAACATTGGTGTATCAAAATTTTCAGTAGATAAAAATACCTGCACTCCTGTAGATGTTCATGATGACCATGAGATTTGGTTTATTCATGAAGGAGAAGGATTATTAACTTTGGATGGTGAAGATAAAATAGCGAGAATGGGTGATTTTCTTTATTTTAAACCAAACTCTAAGCATACAATCCTAAATACTTCCAGTAGCCAACTTTGCATAATTTCTATTTGGTGGATTAATGCATAA